One stretch of Gammaproteobacteria bacterium DNA includes these proteins:
- a CDS encoding site-specific DNA-methyltransferase produces MTDEERQLLIEILQNGEMPPLDWAPVLFPAQKRETELTYLGKAREADILADAMAVPLQPTRRFGNNGDDWNNMLIFGDNLQAMKSLLDMKKKGKLCNADGTPGIRLVYIDPPFSTKREMQGQDGAVAYQDKVAAAEFLEFIRKRLVLIRELLSDDGSVYVHLDWRMNSYVRVLMDEVFGKENFLNEVIWCYREREISKDRFNAKHDTILFYAKDSLNKDRVFNCYEISLPYSKGSEKKYTLVDTDGRKYQIRGKGGEFTGKQQLPPELEKSHPDSVYRDYWDDKKGVLPRDWFDDVPFENRASIARTGYPTQKPEKLLERIIKASSNEGDIVADFFAGSGTAPAVAEKLGRRWIASDCGKLAIYTMQKRLLNLRDGIGSKGSPLRAKPFTLYNAGLYDVEKLCDLPEEDWRRFALQLFQCKDNPHTVGGIRMDGTRRGKTVKVYPPHRNPGDLIAEETIEEIHEAIGRKVSNEVFLIAPAMKFGFFQDYIDHGKVRYYALRIPYSFIYQLHRSDFTALMQPTGEMNVNDTVDAVGFDFIRRPELKYTTGRKQGDAFIKITTFKSEARVRGPRKKSENMETLSMLMLDYDYDPEKCVFEFDHIFYADAMANNGWKASFPANQLGKQVMAIFVDIYGNEARELISAGKFRNGPARGAKKSPAKKSARKKR; encoded by the coding sequence ATGACGGACGAAGAGCGCCAGCTCCTCATAGAGATTCTGCAGAACGGCGAAATGCCCCCGCTGGACTGGGCGCCAGTATTGTTCCCCGCTCAGAAGCGCGAAACCGAACTCACCTACCTCGGTAAGGCGCGGGAGGCGGACATTCTGGCGGATGCCATGGCCGTGCCGTTGCAACCTACCCGCCGCTTCGGCAACAACGGCGACGATTGGAACAATATGCTCATCTTCGGAGACAACCTGCAGGCGATGAAATCGCTGCTGGACATGAAAAAGAAGGGCAAGCTGTGTAACGCCGACGGTACGCCCGGAATCCGGCTGGTTTATATTGACCCGCCGTTTTCCACGAAGCGGGAAATGCAAGGGCAGGATGGGGCTGTGGCTTACCAGGACAAGGTGGCCGCCGCGGAATTTCTGGAGTTCATTCGCAAACGGCTGGTTTTGATTCGGGAATTGCTGTCGGATGACGGCAGTGTGTATGTGCATTTGGATTGGCGGATGAATTCATATGTGCGGGTGTTGATGGATGAAGTTTTTGGGAAAGAGAATTTCCTGAATGAAGTTATCTGGTGCTATCGAGAGCGCGAAATTTCTAAGGACAGATTCAATGCAAAACATGACACTATCTTGTTCTACGCGAAGGATTCTTTGAACAAGGATCGCGTGTTTAATTGCTATGAAATTTCTCTTCCTTATTCTAAAGGAAGTGAGAAAAAGTATACTCTCGTTGACACCGATGGTCGGAAGTATCAGATAAGGGGGAAAGGCGGGGAGTTCACCGGGAAGCAACAATTGCCGCCTGAACTTGAAAAGTCTCATCCTGATTCGGTCTATCGAGATTATTGGGATGATAAAAAGGGCGTTTTGCCAAGAGATTGGTTCGATGACGTTCCTTTTGAGAATCGTGCCTCAATCGCTCGAACTGGTTATCCCACTCAAAAGCCGGAAAAATTGTTGGAACGCATTATCAAAGCGTCCAGCAACGAAGGAGATATTGTCGCCGACTTCTTCGCCGGTTCCGGCACTGCGCCCGCCGTCGCCGAGAAATTGGGCCGCCGCTGGATCGCATCCGACTGCGGCAAGCTGGCCATCTACACCATGCAGAAGCGCCTGCTGAACCTGCGCGATGGCATCGGCAGCAAGGGATCGCCTCTCCGGGCCAAGCCTTTCACACTCTACAACGCCGGCCTCTACGATGTCGAAAAGTTGTGCGATCTCCCCGAAGAAGACTGGCGCCGTTTTGCCTTGCAACTCTTCCAGTGCAAGGACAACCCGCACACCGTCGGCGGAATCCGCATGGACGGAACGCGCCGGGGCAAGACCGTCAAGGTTTACCCCCCTCACCGGAACCCGGGCGATCTGATCGCCGAAGAGACCATCGAGGAGATCCACGAGGCCATCGGGCGCAAGGTCTCGAATGAAGTTTTCCTCATTGCCCCGGCCATGAAATTCGGATTCTTCCAGGACTACATTGACCACGGCAAGGTCCGCTACTACGCCCTGCGCATCCCCTATTCCTTCATCTATCAGCTGCATCGGAGTGACTTCACCGCACTCATGCAGCCCACCGGCGAAATGAATGTGAACGACACCGTGGACGCTGTGGGCTTCGACTTTATCCGGCGCCCGGAGCTGAAATACACCACAGGCCGGAAGCAAGGCGACGCCTTCATCAAAATCACCACCTTTAAGAGCGAAGCGCGGGTGCGCGGGCCGCGGAAGAAGAGCGAAAACATGGAAACGCTCTCCATGCTCATGCTCGACTACGATTACGATCCCGAAAAGTGCGTCTTCGAATTCGACCATATCTTCTACGCAGACGCCATGGCCAATAACGGCTGGAAGGCGAGCTTCCCTGCCAATCAGCTCGGAAAGCAGGTGATGGCGATTTTCGTGGACATCTACGGCAACGAAGCGCGCGAATTGATTTCCGCGGGCAAGTTTCGCAACGGGCCTGCCCGAGGCGCAAAAAAGAGCCCTGCAAAAAAGAGCGCGAGGAAGAAGCGGTGA